Proteins encoded by one window of Novipirellula artificiosorum:
- a CDS encoding DUF1559 domain-containing protein: MSRRAAFTMIEVCCVVAIIGVLVGLLLPAVQSAREQARRTSCANNLMQVGLATHAYHTAFDQLPVQLSGTDGSSQRRADNDRRLSAFVALLPFLGQQPLWEAIQSPLDPDEDFGMENWGSMEMYGGGYEFDEMEMDSLGDVSEADEDAESSPWPVGGPEPFVASYWPWQIEVTPLRCPSDPGSGHPAMGRSNYAVCLGDGILAGNSGPFKEVKGTFVLDDELAAQTDAAMRGMFVPRVVTRLSDVTDGLSTTIMFGEIVTDLGDRDIRSEPIPGPADGSGESLRHSPNWARGGVQIDVERPHFWYLTTANTKLAVASDQRRGIRWADGMPLYTGMNTILPPNREIVLVADQDDAAGVLGASSRHQSGAYVCFADGRVSFVSDSIDAGDSSNSTVYVGSPNPPKSKSPFGLWGSLGTRASHEWKATEFRGAESI; encoded by the coding sequence ATGAGTCGCCGCGCTGCATTCACGATGATAGAAGTCTGCTGTGTCGTTGCGATCATCGGCGTTCTGGTGGGGCTACTGCTGCCAGCGGTGCAATCGGCACGCGAACAGGCGCGGCGAACGAGCTGCGCGAATAACTTGATGCAGGTCGGCTTGGCCACCCATGCCTATCACACGGCCTTCGACCAATTGCCGGTCCAGTTATCGGGTACCGATGGCAGCAGCCAACGGCGTGCGGACAACGATCGTCGGCTTAGCGCCTTTGTCGCTTTGCTTCCGTTTCTCGGTCAACAACCCCTGTGGGAAGCGATTCAGTCGCCGCTTGATCCTGACGAGGACTTCGGCATGGAAAACTGGGGTTCGATGGAGATGTATGGCGGTGGGTACGAATTCGACGAGATGGAGATGGATTCGTTGGGCGATGTATCAGAGGCCGATGAGGACGCTGAATCATCACCCTGGCCCGTCGGTGGTCCCGAACCGTTTGTTGCAAGCTATTGGCCCTGGCAAATCGAAGTCACACCGCTTCGTTGTCCAAGCGATCCGGGGAGCGGACACCCGGCGATGGGACGATCGAATTATGCGGTCTGCTTGGGCGATGGGATCCTCGCAGGCAACTCAGGACCGTTCAAAGAGGTCAAAGGAACCTTTGTCCTCGACGATGAACTGGCGGCACAAACCGACGCGGCGATGCGAGGCATGTTTGTTCCTCGAGTCGTGACGCGTTTGTCCGATGTGACCGATGGGTTGTCGACGACCATCATGTTCGGTGAAATCGTTACCGACTTAGGGGACCGCGATATCCGCAGCGAACCGATCCCAGGGCCGGCGGATGGGTCAGGCGAATCGCTACGTCATTCACCGAATTGGGCGCGTGGCGGAGTACAAATTGATGTGGAGCGACCGCACTTTTGGTATCTGACGACTGCCAATACAAAGTTGGCCGTTGCCTCGGATCAGCGTCGTGGAATTCGCTGGGCCGATGGCATGCCGCTCTATACCGGTATGAATACGATCTTGCCACCCAATCGAGAGATCGTTCTGGTTGCCGACCAAGACGACGCTGCCGGAGTGCTCGGGGCAAGCAGTCGACACCAAAGCGGTGCCTACGTCTGTTTTGCGGACGGACGGGTTTCCTTTGTGTCCGACAGTATTGACGCCGGTGACTCGAGCAACAGCACGGTCTACGTGGGGAGTCCCAATCCGCCAAAAAGTAAGAGTCCATTTGGGCTGTGGGGATCGCTTGGCACTCGGGCCAGCCACGAGTGGAAGGCAACGGAGTTTCGTGGGGCCGAAAGTATCTAG